GCAGGAGGCGACGGCCGTCCCGACGGCCCGGCCGGCCCTGGCCACGTTGCGGAGGGCGACCTCGTCGCCGGACGCGGCGGCCGCGGCCAGGGCGACCCCGTCGGCGACCACCCCGGGCCGGGGACGCCAGCCGTCGTCGAGGGCGTGGCGCACGGTGTTGGGCCCGGACGCGATCGCCTCCAGGCAGCCCCGGCCGCCGCAGGCGCAGGCCGGCCCGTCGAGCTCGACCACCACGTGGCCCACGTGGCCGGCGTTGCCGCTGGTGCCGTGGTAGAGGCGGCCGTCGAGGATGAGGCCGCCGCCGACCCCGGTGGAGACGGTGATGCCGAGCAGGTTGGCGGTGCCGGCGCCGGCGCCCTTCCAGTGCTCGCCGACGGTCAGCCCGACCGCGTCGTTGTGGATGAGCACCCGGTCGCTGGCGAACTCCTCGGCCAGGCGCTTGCGCAGCGGGAAGCCGCGCCAGGCGGGCATGTTGAGCGGGGACACCTCGCCCGAGGGCCAGACCATGGGCCCGGCGGCGGCCACGCCGACGCCGTCCAGGTCGCCGGGGAGGACGTCGGCGCCGCGCAGCGCCGCGGCCGCGCAGGCCAGCAGGGCCTCGTACAGCAGCTCGGGGTCGGGGCCGGTCGGCGAGGGCACCCGGCCCCGGCCCAGGATGCGGCCGGCGTCGTCGACCACCGCGGCGGCCAGCTTGGTCCCGCCGACGTCGAGCGCGAGCACGGCGGCCATGGGCC
The Actinomycetota bacterium DNA segment above includes these coding regions:
- a CDS encoding ROK family protein — protein: MAAVLALDVGGTKLAAAVVDDAGRILGRGRVPSPTGPDPELLYEALLACAAAALRGADVLPGDLDGVGVAAAGPMVWPSGEVSPLNMPAWRGFPLRKRLAEEFASDRVLIHNDAVGLTVGEHWKGAGAGTANLLGITVSTGVGGGLILDGRLYHGTSGNAGHVGHVVVELDGPACACGGRGCLEAIASGPNTVRHALDDGWRPRPGVVADGVALAAAAASGDEVALRNVARAGRAVGTAVASCANLLDLEVAAIVGGFSRSGPVFWEPLQQAFTTHAGFPFAAACRVVPGQLGEAAGLLGAAAFVLDPDRYGWDTDPAPGH